One window of the Paraburkholderia sp. PGU19 genome contains the following:
- a CDS encoding YncE family protein, with protein sequence MQMRFRRRSSFPSLATAVAVALAGYSADHAVAAPAVTTVPGMPPVVHQDNLYSEAQSGRMSAAVAGALSRVYVPNLRSNDVYVIDPATYKVVDKFPVGRSPQHVVPSWDLQTLWVANNAEGRTDGSLTPIDPKTGKPGKEVTVDDPYNMYFTPDGKEAIVVAEAHARLDFRDPHTMVLNSSLDVPQCKGINHADFSIDGKYALFTCEFGGKLAKIDLVNRKVVGYLELAKKGMPQDIRVSPDGKVFYVADMMADGVYLVDGDGFTKTGFIKTGIGTHGLYPSRDGARLYVANRGSNLVHGPRHGKGSVSVIDFTSRKVLVTWPIPGGGSPDMGNVSPDGKTLWLSGRYDDVVYAIDTTTGTVKSIPVGMEPHGLTVWPQPGRYSLGHTGNMR encoded by the coding sequence ATGCAAATGCGTTTTCGTCGTCGTTCGAGCTTCCCTAGCCTCGCAACGGCCGTTGCGGTCGCGCTCGCCGGCTACAGCGCCGACCATGCTGTCGCCGCACCCGCCGTCACGACGGTGCCTGGCATGCCGCCCGTGGTGCACCAGGACAATCTATACAGCGAGGCGCAATCCGGCCGTATGAGCGCCGCGGTGGCAGGCGCGCTGTCACGCGTCTACGTGCCGAACCTGCGCTCGAACGACGTGTATGTGATCGACCCGGCCACGTACAAGGTTGTCGACAAATTCCCCGTTGGCCGCAGTCCGCAGCACGTCGTGCCCTCGTGGGACCTACAGACGCTGTGGGTCGCCAACAATGCCGAAGGCCGTACCGACGGCAGCCTGACGCCGATCGATCCGAAAACGGGCAAGCCCGGCAAGGAAGTAACGGTCGACGACCCGTACAACATGTACTTCACACCCGACGGCAAGGAAGCGATCGTGGTGGCCGAAGCGCATGCGCGACTGGACTTCCGCGACCCGCACACGATGGTGCTGAATTCGAGCCTCGATGTCCCGCAATGCAAGGGCATCAACCACGCCGACTTTTCCATCGACGGCAAGTACGCTCTTTTCACCTGCGAGTTTGGCGGCAAGCTGGCCAAGATCGACCTGGTGAACCGCAAGGTGGTCGGCTACCTTGAACTCGCAAAGAAAGGCATGCCGCAGGACATCCGCGTTTCGCCGGATGGAAAGGTGTTCTACGTCGCCGACATGATGGCCGACGGGGTGTACCTCGTTGACGGCGATGGCTTCACAAAGACCGGCTTCATCAAGACCGGCATCGGTACTCACGGCCTCTATCCCAGCCGCGACGGCGCAAGGCTGTATGTCGCAAATCGCGGGTCGAACCTCGTTCACGGGCCGCGCCACGGTAAAGGCAGCGTTTCAGTGATCGACTTCACCTCGCGCAAGGTGCTCGTGACCTGGCCGATCCCTGGCGGCGGCAGTCCCGACATGGGCAACGTCAGTCCGGATGGTAAGACGTTGTGGCTGTCTGGCCGCTACGACGACGTCGTTTACGCGATCGACACGACCACCGGTACCGTCAAATCGATTCCTGTCGGCATGGAGCCGCACGGGCTGACGGTATGGCCGCAGCCAGGGCGCTATTCGCTTGGCCATACCGGAAACATGCGTTGA